In the Nitrospirota bacterium genome, one interval contains:
- a CDS encoding transcriptional repressor has protein sequence MPKEKFREFLCTKGLKATKGRDEIIDEIMSIKGHFDPEELFVRLKTKGSKVSRASVYRTIPLLIECGFIEEVERIDKHAHYERVSEEAHHDHMICIKCGKVIEFFSPTLEMLQDELCQKEKFKKVRHSLEIFGYCSTCGGDTGKTASHHNIKSH, from the coding sequence ATGCCAAAGGAGAAGTTCAGAGAGTTCCTCTGCACCAAGGGGCTCAAAGCCACCAAGGGGCGTGACGAGATCATCGACGAGATCATGAGCATCAAGGGCCACTTCGACCCCGAGGAGCTCTTCGTCAGGCTCAAGACGAAAGGCTCGAAGGTGTCCCGCGCCTCGGTGTACCGGACAATCCCCCTCCTCATCGAGTGCGGCTTCATCGAGGAGGTCGAGCGGATCGACAAGCATGCGCACTACGAGCGCGTGTCGGAGGAGGCCCATCACGACCATATGATCTGCATCAAGTGCGGCAAGGTCATCGAGTTCTTTTCCCCTACCCTCGAGATGCTGCAGGACGAGCTCTGCCAGAAGGAGAAGTTCAAGAAGGTGAGGCATAGCCTCGAAATCTTCGGGTACTGCAGCACCTGCGGCGGCGACACGGGCAAGACCGCTTCGCATCACAACATTAAATCGCATTAA
- the feoB gene encoding ferrous iron transport protein B — MKAEAAAVKAKKQHGELEKIALIGNPNVGKSVIFGLLTGKYVTVSNYPGTTVEITQGNIALDGKRLVLVDTPGVNSLIPMSEDEKVTRDILLTEAPSAVVQVGDAKNLKRTLMITLQLAEMGIPIVLDLNMVDEAMDKGITIDTERLKQMLGINVVSTIAPQRKGIKELRESMLSPGRPTVRITYHPVIEDYIEKIGRLLPSAAVSQRSLAVMVLSEDESLRDWLKSNLKEAALLEIEALRDECKLAMKEPAGYVINKARIEAAEAIVGSVVRKAGPEGGKLLALIGRISMHPLYGIPLLLGVLYGIYQFVGVFGAGTLVDFFEETLFNGYINPMATKVVQLLIPIGIVQELLVGEYGLITVALTYAIAIILPITATFFIAFSLLEDSGYLPRLAIMSNRVFNVMGLNGKAVLPMILGLGCGTMAVMTSRILETRRDRIITTFLLALAIPCSAQLGVILGILGALSLKAAVIWMSSIIVILFISGFLASKLVPGERTEFFLEIPPIRMPNIGNILVKTLGRIEWYLKEAVPLFILGTLILFLLHKLNLIAMLQEIASPVVVTLLGLPEKTTESFILGFLRRDYGAAGLFKLFEDGLLTPIQALVSLVTITLFIPCLASFFMIIKERGLKTTLWVIGIVFPLAFLFGGALNWLLRYFNVAL, encoded by the coding sequence TTGAAAGCAGAGGCAGCAGCGGTAAAGGCGAAGAAGCAGCACGGCGAGCTCGAGAAAATTGCGCTCATCGGCAATCCCAACGTGGGCAAGAGCGTTATTTTCGGCCTCCTCACCGGCAAGTACGTGACCGTGTCCAATTACCCGGGGACGACCGTCGAGATCACCCAGGGCAATATCGCCCTCGACGGTAAACGTCTCGTCCTCGTCGATACCCCCGGCGTCAACAGCCTCATCCCCATGAGCGAGGACGAGAAGGTGACGCGGGATATCCTCCTGACCGAGGCCCCCTCGGCCGTGGTGCAGGTAGGGGACGCAAAAAATCTCAAGAGGACCCTCATGATAACCCTCCAGCTCGCCGAGATGGGCATTCCGATCGTCCTCGACCTGAACATGGTCGATGAGGCGATGGACAAGGGCATTACCATCGATACCGAGCGGCTTAAGCAGATGCTCGGCATCAATGTGGTGAGCACCATCGCCCCGCAGCGTAAAGGGATCAAGGAGCTGCGGGAATCCATGCTCTCGCCCGGGAGGCCGACGGTCCGGATCACCTATCACCCGGTCATCGAGGACTATATCGAAAAGATCGGGCGGCTGCTCCCCTCCGCTGCCGTCTCGCAGCGGTCCCTTGCGGTGATGGTCCTTTCCGAAGACGAGAGCCTGCGGGACTGGCTGAAAAGCAATCTCAAAGAGGCCGCCCTCCTCGAAATAGAAGCGCTCCGCGACGAATGCAAGCTCGCGATGAAAGAGCCGGCAGGCTACGTGATAAACAAGGCCCGCATCGAGGCAGCGGAAGCGATCGTCGGGAGCGTCGTCAGAAAAGCGGGGCCGGAGGGAGGCAAGCTCCTCGCCCTCATCGGCAGGATCAGCATGCATCCGCTCTACGGCATTCCGCTCCTGCTCGGCGTGCTCTACGGCATCTACCAGTTCGTCGGCGTCTTCGGGGCCGGCACGCTCGTCGATTTCTTCGAGGAGACGCTCTTCAACGGCTACATCAATCCGATGGCGACCAAGGTGGTGCAGCTTCTGATTCCCATCGGTATTGTTCAGGAGCTGCTCGTCGGAGAGTACGGGCTGATTACGGTCGCCCTCACCTATGCGATCGCGATTATCCTGCCCATTACTGCGACCTTCTTCATCGCCTTCTCTCTCCTCGAGGACAGCGGCTATCTCCCGCGGCTCGCCATCATGAGCAACCGGGTCTTCAATGTCATGGGGCTCAACGGCAAGGCGGTGCTGCCGATGATCCTGGGCCTCGGCTGCGGCACCATGGCGGTCATGACCTCGCGTATCCTCGAGACCAGGAGGGACCGGATCATCACGACCTTTCTCCTCGCGCTCGCGATCCCCTGCTCGGCGCAGCTGGGAGTCATCCTCGGCATATTGGGGGCGCTCTCGCTCAAAGCGGCCGTCATCTGGATGAGCAGCATCATCGTCATCCTCTTCATCTCGGGCTTCCTCGCCTCGAAGCTCGTTCCCGGGGAGAGGACCGAGTTCTTCCTCGAGATACCGCCGATCCGTATGCCCAATATCGGCAACATCCTCGTAAAGACCCTCGGCAGGATCGAGTGGTATCTGAAAGAGGCGGTGCCGCTCTTCATCCTCGGCACCCTCATCCTCTTCCTGCTCCATAAGCTGAATCTCATCGCGATGCTCCAGGAGATCGCCTCGCCCGTCGTCGTTACGCTCCTCGGCCTTCCCGAGAAGACGACGGAGTCCTTCATCCTCGGCTTCCTGCGGAGGGATTACGGTGCGGCAGGACTCTTCAAGCTCTTCGAGGACGGTCTGCTCACGCCGATACAGGCGCTGGTGAGTCTCGTCACCATAACGCTGTTCATTCCCTGCCTCGCCAGCTTCTTCATGATCATCAAAGAGCGGGGCTTGAAGACGACCCTCTGGGTCATCGGCATCGTTTTTCCCCTCGCCTTTCTCTTCGGCGGGGCACTGAACTGGTTGCTGCGTTATTTCAATGTCGCACTATAG
- a CDS encoding N-acetylmuramoyl-L-alanine amidase, protein MSKPQALIFRLLAVLFTIAVLAPETTAQDPPRGPAKGLSGAAGAVTVRIGKHPGFMRIVLEATEEQVQNASVMFSGESAVKVVFPSPVAFRVVQKGASQKTLPPGSKIPHEAEKGVRITAGGTYCVIVIDGLDDISVSKFSAPSRLVIDAYTVQAAPPPAPSAPAAPAERPAGERMVESAAGVIEALDIPYSSFVIDAGHGGLDSGMQFGKAAEKDIALSFARDLAAVLGKKAKKVSLTRKGDQVMTIRERVRIAQQKAPELLISFHVASGNELVVYTAAKRAGGQAGGVQKRLLTAEGDPAAAFARALVQSVRSECKVEARHERLPLPLLTHTAAPALLVELPSPERFSYDGKNKARLIKAILHGIAAVPMNQSQG, encoded by the coding sequence ATGTCTAAACCGCAGGCGCTCATCTTCCGTCTTCTTGCCGTGCTTTTCACGATAGCCGTTCTGGCCCCTGAAACGACTGCCCAGGACCCTCCCAGGGGGCCGGCGAAGGGCCTTTCCGGCGCTGCCGGGGCCGTGACGGTGCGCATCGGCAAACATCCCGGCTTCATGCGGATTGTGCTCGAAGCGACCGAAGAGCAGGTGCAGAATGCCTCGGTGATGTTCTCCGGAGAGAGCGCCGTCAAAGTGGTCTTCCCCTCGCCCGTCGCCTTCAGAGTGGTCCAGAAAGGCGCTTCCCAGAAGACCCTGCCGCCGGGGAGCAAGATACCCCATGAGGCGGAGAAGGGAGTCAGGATCACGGCAGGGGGGACGTACTGCGTGATCGTTATCGACGGGCTCGATGATATCAGTGTCTCGAAATTCTCGGCGCCCTCGCGCCTCGTCATCGACGCCTACACGGTCCAGGCCGCCCCGCCTCCTGCGCCGAGCGCGCCCGCAGCGCCTGCAGAGCGGCCCGCAGGCGAGCGGATGGTCGAGAGCGCCGCTGGTGTGATCGAGGCGCTCGATATTCCGTATTCGTCGTTCGTTATCGATGCAGGGCATGGCGGTCTCGACAGCGGCATGCAGTTCGGCAAGGCCGCTGAAAAGGATATCGCACTCTCCTTTGCGAGAGACCTCGCCGCGGTGCTGGGCAAGAAGGCGAAGAAGGTCTCCCTTACCCGGAAAGGAGACCAGGTCATGACGATACGGGAGCGGGTCAGGATAGCGCAGCAGAAGGCGCCCGAGCTGCTGATCAGTTTCCATGTCGCCTCCGGGAACGAGCTGGTCGTCTACACGGCGGCGAAGAGGGCGGGGGGGCAGGCTGGCGGTGTTCAGAAGAGGCTGCTGACGGCCGAAGGCGACCCGGCTGCGGCGTTCGCCCGGGCGCTCGTACAAAGCGTCAGGAGCGAGTGCAAGGTAGAGGCCCGGCATGAGCGGCTCCCGCTGCCGCTCCTCACGCATACTGCGGCGCCGGCGCTCCTGGTGGAGCTCCCCAGCCCCGAGCGGTTCAGCTACGACGGGAAAAACAAGGCGAGGCTTATCAAGGCGATCCTCCACGGCATCGCAGCGGTCCCGATGAACCAGAGCCAGGGGTAG